In Zingiber officinale cultivar Zhangliang chromosome 1A, Zo_v1.1, whole genome shotgun sequence, a genomic segment contains:
- the LOC122008216 gene encoding uncharacterized protein LOC122008216, whose protein sequence is MATPARRSPAPRCQAAGLRKLSENVHPNFLISTPRRRPPSKPPAANPDKRIELSPKSSAFVTPKKKSFLTPQKPLEPKKCPEEGGRRRNAERSTDRDVDEKGSEGSSKANAMRRLILEEAMSSLPAHGAGRVMYLVKTFERLLSIHREAEGRRGGREDTIKVKNWALPGMDLRLKVKASGFSLSPVPCSEECLTGDYPEGGSAEDSRAMVRQEEAGIKD, encoded by the exons ATGGCGACTCCCGCAAGGAGATCCCCAGCCCCTAGATGCCAAGCCGCGGGGTTACGGAAGCTCTCGGAGAACGTACACCCCAATTTCCTTATCTCGACTCCGCGGCGGAGGCCGCCGTCTAAGCCTCCCGCAGCGAATCCGGATAAGCGTATTGAGTTGAGCCCCAAAAGTTCTGCCTTTGTCACTCCGAAAAAGAAGAGCTTTTTGACTCCGCAGAAGCCTTTGGAGCCCAAGAAGTGCCCCGAGgaagggggaagaagaagaaatgcggAGAGGAGCACCGATCGCGATGTGGACGAGAAGGGTTCGGAAGGGAGTTCGAAGGCGAACGCGATGAGGCGATTGATACTGGAGGAGGCCATGAGCAGTTTACCGGCGCACGGGGCCGGGCGGGTTATGTACCTGGTGAAGACTTTTGAGAGGCTTCTGTCGATTCACAGGGAGGCcgaagggaggagaggaggaagggaagacACGATAAAGGTCAAGAATTGGGCATTACCCGGCATGGATTTACGCCTCAAGGTCAAGGCCAGTGGATTCTCCCTTTCGCCAGTTCCGTGTTCGGAAGAATGCCTAACTGGAGATTACCCAGAAGGAGGTTCTGCCGAGGATAGCAG AGCAATGGTTCGTCAAGAAGAAGCAGGAATAAAAGACTAA
- the LOC122028046 gene encoding uncharacterized protein LOC122028046 isoform X2 has translation MDESNAITSATPELLDPQKEGKTNATAKTNCVSTLTPSCNGKRLPHYLMPSQGTCHDLCKAHIKADTICRLTFSNNNENVLSRYLTPSQGSCHDLCKHGHKHEREEAKRRHHFFSRFYSYDQLLNDEYNKSDLMTVKHRRHKSGIMSVRQKPDIQLKKVPKKEESFDMLQLYEEMDLSPEKSVLASNSPDNLTEGSVQAPSSLELNDHEIIVSFDKSAAARVEESMENGTGQHELINTARNKLIAREPERTDIQNEFSFHNDALITGVGESPNRLMSLKSMVSSTAEGKTDPEYERANPSEVFSAEHISTELIGPIPISDDIEPGQCQTSNREEESCNKPIDNKMQIVHRSSESSSGSKLKNHKSKESAKKRTLVELASKEALGMKLKTPRIQKTRPSNVSAPYQASFATTHTQLKSSKLQDKTNKELNKPRNRLKEIGGTGRYKVVRDVSDGPNLVKKNFALKQAINVVKSETDHGHPSITCSVIDFIAPRVINNSISPPSEPNKEVATAVPHMKKKKDLVSSSPPSIYSRGLSGERNQEKEKTTEVADNLDSVAKEVIELLPTPSSTKPQFTRVPSIKLRKNRTVAPSFIMNNQAKARKTFVKGKTIRANDPNPEKIDLNALRQKLRKLKSFPDRKEDHVASGSLTSGGNEPFWVKVVSQTQRTYKDVPKVERSRSQRTSFDSEDKVGPSLRLNFSRGNTTNLQPNSSSPPWLRFRQAKMVGDNQNAKVSIAKSFRNRMKSNAGGPSPPSKSINHVIEETAGKLVESRKSKVKALVGAFETVISLRETPVA, from the coding sequence ATGGATGAAAGTAATGCTATTACTTCAGCAACTCCTGAATTACTAGATCCTCAAAAAGAAGGAAAGACAAACGCAACAGCAAAAACAAACTGCGTAAGTACACTGACTCCGAGTTGCAATGGGAAGCGTCTTCCCCATTATTTGATGCCTTCGCAAGGGACCTGTCATGATTTATGTAAAGCACATATAAAAGCAGATACCATCTGCCGGCTGACTTTTTCAAATAATAATGAGAATGTTCTTTCTCGTTATTTAACACCTTCTCAAGGTTCTTGTCATGATTTGTGCAAACATGGCCATAAGCATGAACGTGAGGAAGCTAAGAGAAGGCATCACTTCTTTTCAAGGTTTTACAGCTATGATCAGCTTCTAAACGATGAGTACAATAAGTCAGATTTGATGACTGTAAAACATAGAAGACACAAATCAGGCATCATGAGTGTAAGGCAGAAACCAGATATTCAGCTGAAGAAAGTTCCGAAAAAAGAAGAAAGTTTTGATATGCTCCAACTCTACGAGGAGATGGATCTTTCACCCGAGAAGAGCGTCCTGGCCTCTAATTCACCTGACAATCTAACAGAAGGATCAGTTCAGGCACCATCAAGTTTGGAGCTTAATGACCACGAAATTATTGTGTCTTTTGATAAATCAGCTGCAGCGAGAGTTGAGGAATCTATGGAAAATGGAACTGGTCAGCATGAGTTAATTAACACAGCAAGAAATAAACTTATAGCCAGGGAACCTGAAAGAACAGACATACAGAATGAATTTTCTTTTCACAATGATGCACTCATCACTGGAGTAGGCGAATCACCTAACAGACTCATGAGCTTGAAGTCTATGGTTTCATCAACTGCCGAGGGAAAAACTGATCCTGAATATGAAAGAGCAAATCCATCAGAAGTATTTTCAGCAGAGCATATAAGCACGGAATTGATAGGACCAATTCCAATTTCAGATGACATTGAGCCTGgtcagtgtcaaacatcaaacagAGAAGAGGAATCATGTAATAAACCGATAGATAACAAGATGCAAATTGTTCATCGATCATCTGAGTCATCATCAGGTTCAAAATTGAAGAACCATAAGAGCAAAGAATCTGCTAAGAAAAGAACTCTTGTTGAATTAGCATCTAAAGAAGCTCTGGGCATGAAGTTGAAGACACCACGAATTCAAAAGACACGCCCATCTAATGTCAGTGCACCTTATCAAGCTTCATTCGCCACAACCCATACCCAGCTGAAGAGTTCAAAATTACAAGATAAGACAAACAAGGAGTTGAACAAGCCAAGGAACCGACTGAAGGAAATTGGAGGTACTGGAAGATATAAAGTTGTAAGGGATGTATCTGATGGGCCAAATCTTGTCAAGAAGAATTTTGCTTTGAAGCAAGCAATCAATGTAGTTAAGTCAGAAACTGACCATGGGCATCCATCAATTACATGCAGTGTCATTGACTTTATTGCACCTAGAGTGATCAATAATTCAATTTCACCTCCTTCCGAGCCAAATAAAGAAGTTGCTACAGCTGTTCCGcatatgaagaaaaagaaagatcTTGTATCTTCTTCACCTCCATCCATTTATTCAAGAGGGTTATCTGGTGAAAGGAATcaagagaaggaaaagacaaccGAGGTTGCTGATAATTTGGACAGCGTTGCAAAGGAAGTGATTGAACTATTGCCAACCCCTTCATCTACCAAACCTCAGTTTACTAGGGTACCAAGCATTAAGCTGAGGAAGAACAGGACAGTTGCACCTTCTTTCATCATGAACAATCAAGCAAAAGCTAGGAAAACTTTTGTCAAGGGGAAAACCATCCGTGCCAATGATCCTAATCCAGAGAAGATAGATCTTAATGCGTTGAGGCAAAAGCTTAGGAAACTCAAATCATTTCCAGACAGGAAAGAAGACCACGTGGCATCTGGATCTCTAACAAGTGGAGGCAATGAACCTTTTTGGGTTAAAGTGGTATCCCAGACtcagagaacctacaaagatgtTCCCAAAGTTGAAAGGAGTAGATCACAAAGAACTAGTTTTGACTCTGAAGACAAAGTTGGGCCATCTCTCAGGTTAAATTTCAGTAGAGGTAACACTACAAACCTTCAGCCTAACAGCAGCTCTCCGCCATGGCTCAGATTTCGGCAAGCTAAAATGGTTGGTGATAACCAGAATGCCAAAGTATCGATAGCAAAGAGCTTCAGAAACAGGATGAAATCAAATGCTGGAGGGCCGAGTCCTCCCTCAAAGTCTATTAACCATGTGATTGAGGAAACTGCAGGCAAGCTTGTTGAATCTAGGAAGAGCAAGGTTAAGGCTTTAGTGGGCGCTTTTGAAACTGTCATTTCTCTTCGAGAAACCCCAGTAGCATGA
- the LOC122028046 gene encoding uncharacterized protein LOC122028046 isoform X1 encodes MQMSGEVDTNHIVFLRQMDESNAITSATPELLDPQKEGKTNATAKTNCVSTLTPSCNGKRLPHYLMPSQGTCHDLCKAHIKADTICRLTFSNNNENVLSRYLTPSQGSCHDLCKHGHKHEREEAKRRHHFFSRFYSYDQLLNDEYNKSDLMTVKHRRHKSGIMSVRQKPDIQLKKVPKKEESFDMLQLYEEMDLSPEKSVLASNSPDNLTEGSVQAPSSLELNDHEIIVSFDKSAAARVEESMENGTGQHELINTARNKLIAREPERTDIQNEFSFHNDALITGVGESPNRLMSLKSMVSSTAEGKTDPEYERANPSEVFSAEHISTELIGPIPISDDIEPGQCQTSNREEESCNKPIDNKMQIVHRSSESSSGSKLKNHKSKESAKKRTLVELASKEALGMKLKTPRIQKTRPSNVSAPYQASFATTHTQLKSSKLQDKTNKELNKPRNRLKEIGGTGRYKVVRDVSDGPNLVKKNFALKQAINVVKSETDHGHPSITCSVIDFIAPRVINNSISPPSEPNKEVATAVPHMKKKKDLVSSSPPSIYSRGLSGERNQEKEKTTEVADNLDSVAKEVIELLPTPSSTKPQFTRVPSIKLRKNRTVAPSFIMNNQAKARKTFVKGKTIRANDPNPEKIDLNALRQKLRKLKSFPDRKEDHVASGSLTSGGNEPFWVKVVSQTQRTYKDVPKVERSRSQRTSFDSEDKVGPSLRLNFSRGNTTNLQPNSSSPPWLRFRQAKMVGDNQNAKVSIAKSFRNRMKSNAGGPSPPSKSINHVIEETAGKLVESRKSKVKALVGAFETVISLRETPVA; translated from the exons ATGCAAATGTCCGGAG aaGTAGATACAAATCACATTGTATTTCTTCGTCAAATGGATGAAAGTAATGCTATTACTTCAGCAACTCCTGAATTACTAGATCCTCAAAAAGAAGGAAAGACAAACGCAACAGCAAAAACAAACTGCGTAAGTACACTGACTCCGAGTTGCAATGGGAAGCGTCTTCCCCATTATTTGATGCCTTCGCAAGGGACCTGTCATGATTTATGTAAAGCACATATAAAAGCAGATACCATCTGCCGGCTGACTTTTTCAAATAATAATGAGAATGTTCTTTCTCGTTATTTAACACCTTCTCAAGGTTCTTGTCATGATTTGTGCAAACATGGCCATAAGCATGAACGTGAGGAAGCTAAGAGAAGGCATCACTTCTTTTCAAGGTTTTACAGCTATGATCAGCTTCTAAACGATGAGTACAATAAGTCAGATTTGATGACTGTAAAACATAGAAGACACAAATCAGGCATCATGAGTGTAAGGCAGAAACCAGATATTCAGCTGAAGAAAGTTCCGAAAAAAGAAGAAAGTTTTGATATGCTCCAACTCTACGAGGAGATGGATCTTTCACCCGAGAAGAGCGTCCTGGCCTCTAATTCACCTGACAATCTAACAGAAGGATCAGTTCAGGCACCATCAAGTTTGGAGCTTAATGACCACGAAATTATTGTGTCTTTTGATAAATCAGCTGCAGCGAGAGTTGAGGAATCTATGGAAAATGGAACTGGTCAGCATGAGTTAATTAACACAGCAAGAAATAAACTTATAGCCAGGGAACCTGAAAGAACAGACATACAGAATGAATTTTCTTTTCACAATGATGCACTCATCACTGGAGTAGGCGAATCACCTAACAGACTCATGAGCTTGAAGTCTATGGTTTCATCAACTGCCGAGGGAAAAACTGATCCTGAATATGAAAGAGCAAATCCATCAGAAGTATTTTCAGCAGAGCATATAAGCACGGAATTGATAGGACCAATTCCAATTTCAGATGACATTGAGCCTGgtcagtgtcaaacatcaaacagAGAAGAGGAATCATGTAATAAACCGATAGATAACAAGATGCAAATTGTTCATCGATCATCTGAGTCATCATCAGGTTCAAAATTGAAGAACCATAAGAGCAAAGAATCTGCTAAGAAAAGAACTCTTGTTGAATTAGCATCTAAAGAAGCTCTGGGCATGAAGTTGAAGACACCACGAATTCAAAAGACACGCCCATCTAATGTCAGTGCACCTTATCAAGCTTCATTCGCCACAACCCATACCCAGCTGAAGAGTTCAAAATTACAAGATAAGACAAACAAGGAGTTGAACAAGCCAAGGAACCGACTGAAGGAAATTGGAGGTACTGGAAGATATAAAGTTGTAAGGGATGTATCTGATGGGCCAAATCTTGTCAAGAAGAATTTTGCTTTGAAGCAAGCAATCAATGTAGTTAAGTCAGAAACTGACCATGGGCATCCATCAATTACATGCAGTGTCATTGACTTTATTGCACCTAGAGTGATCAATAATTCAATTTCACCTCCTTCCGAGCCAAATAAAGAAGTTGCTACAGCTGTTCCGcatatgaagaaaaagaaagatcTTGTATCTTCTTCACCTCCATCCATTTATTCAAGAGGGTTATCTGGTGAAAGGAATcaagagaaggaaaagacaaccGAGGTTGCTGATAATTTGGACAGCGTTGCAAAGGAAGTGATTGAACTATTGCCAACCCCTTCATCTACCAAACCTCAGTTTACTAGGGTACCAAGCATTAAGCTGAGGAAGAACAGGACAGTTGCACCTTCTTTCATCATGAACAATCAAGCAAAAGCTAGGAAAACTTTTGTCAAGGGGAAAACCATCCGTGCCAATGATCCTAATCCAGAGAAGATAGATCTTAATGCGTTGAGGCAAAAGCTTAGGAAACTCAAATCATTTCCAGACAGGAAAGAAGACCACGTGGCATCTGGATCTCTAACAAGTGGAGGCAATGAACCTTTTTGGGTTAAAGTGGTATCCCAGACtcagagaacctacaaagatgtTCCCAAAGTTGAAAGGAGTAGATCACAAAGAACTAGTTTTGACTCTGAAGACAAAGTTGGGCCATCTCTCAGGTTAAATTTCAGTAGAGGTAACACTACAAACCTTCAGCCTAACAGCAGCTCTCCGCCATGGCTCAGATTTCGGCAAGCTAAAATGGTTGGTGATAACCAGAATGCCAAAGTATCGATAGCAAAGAGCTTCAGAAACAGGATGAAATCAAATGCTGGAGGGCCGAGTCCTCCCTCAAAGTCTATTAACCATGTGATTGAGGAAACTGCAGGCAAGCTTGTTGAATCTAGGAAGAGCAAGGTTAAGGCTTTAGTGGGCGCTTTTGAAACTGTCATTTCTCTTCGAGAAACCCCAGTAGCATGA